In Sandaracinaceae bacterium, a single window of DNA contains:
- a CDS encoding RHS repeat-associated core domain-containing protein, protein MDVVTGANTFREVDFEVAAPFELFFYRHYDSRWCRDNRGLGPGFRHGFDHWLIFDLDGVTYRDSDGSDKHFPHLVADGQRFASGGCWLERVTEERYVLTRHARPTMVFRRPPGDIEAELVELRQLVDGVERRVPVTYDAQGKLSQILVAHDDTLRLDWDEQGYLHGVRRLSEGDKREWLVRYHYENGYLVAATDMYGHSFRLEYDQAGRVRRRVDRRGFGFQFEYDEAGRCISSVGDDGTLAVSLTYKPLEYETRVLDANAAEWVYQYDKSGAVVLITDPYGGVRYFKTGDDGRVLREYDANGGCTTYLHDEAGAPVAKIDPQGHVTQLPEPFPPKKPGAHRVPKLPIEWELGDLWERDFKLPDPHELPFDLPAEVRDALTVSDSPQRGTVQTVCDFQGHRVREEVESGAARAYGYNANGGLETVVDMQGGAWRIDVDGFNDIVAETDPLGGTLRYRYSQTRAMVAALDQAGTETEYDRDLKDRITAVRRDGELRETYAWDPADHLIEKRDALGEVMLEIERDTAGRPVVKKLASGEQHELVYDEAGRLTEARTSRGRCTFAYDWAGRRTEDKRDGKGVEHRFALDRVRSTTVLGRFRTEYRDTPGGGVSITDPTGREHVIRSHGRGLFTRDFANGVSETVQYHPRAGRVLAKVLFRRDAHGHAWARRYQYSDEGELRLVIDSDAGPSRYEHDAALRLAKATQPDGRTAEFRYNAAGTLFQSSTLQGGTVGKQNQLRQANGERYAYNHRGHLSERVSSRGKISYDYDSLDQLSVVFWEGPNGERWGWDADYDPLGRRTRKAPGYTNETHFYWDTDRLAAEVFSDGRVRVYVYPDAFSVVPLLFAEYESEDADPSSGQVYYCFTDQRGAVQRVLDDDGAVVWSAKLEPYGYVHVEQGADFHQPLRFPGHYFDSETGLHQNRFRYYDPLLGRYLQVDPTGLRGGGNLYAHTANPLVQVDLRGLTHQPSPTRRDDGGEIPDGTEHEAQPGTTPPAESVRVVPPPRTILGGLTPELAALSSRSEQLRTQIAAHEARGGRVEMAAPGVGTHYDPTTRTVRVRPDVPLEQQAAGLAHELGHANDTSSWVPPTGLSEQEYVSANVDREMRGEGLAQLNNLEVRDQIMRTGGPDIGISGTQDAGYQSAYDRHKSGDLTRDEVVGELGRLMGSETTGTTGQPYHDYYGDHYRTHYNSTGGSVVHKGTP, encoded by the coding sequence GTGGACGTCGTCACCGGCGCCAACACGTTTCGCGAGGTCGACTTCGAAGTCGCTGCTCCCTTCGAGCTCTTCTTCTACCGGCACTACGACAGCCGGTGGTGTCGCGACAACCGGGGCCTTGGACCGGGCTTCCGGCATGGGTTCGACCACTGGCTCATCTTCGATCTCGACGGCGTCACGTACCGAGACTCGGACGGCTCGGACAAGCACTTCCCCCATCTGGTGGCCGACGGCCAGCGCTTCGCGAGCGGAGGATGCTGGCTCGAGCGCGTGACCGAGGAACGCTATGTCCTCACCCGTCACGCCCGGCCGACGATGGTCTTCCGCCGTCCACCGGGGGACATCGAGGCCGAGCTCGTCGAGCTCCGACAACTCGTCGATGGCGTGGAGCGACGTGTCCCGGTCACCTACGACGCCCAGGGAAAGCTCTCGCAGATTCTCGTCGCCCACGACGACACCCTCCGTCTGGACTGGGACGAGCAAGGGTATCTGCACGGAGTCCGCCGCCTGAGCGAGGGCGACAAGCGAGAGTGGCTCGTCCGGTACCACTACGAGAACGGGTACCTCGTCGCGGCGACGGACATGTACGGCCACTCGTTCCGGCTCGAATACGACCAGGCCGGACGAGTCCGCCGCCGCGTCGACAGGCGGGGCTTCGGCTTCCAGTTCGAGTACGACGAGGCCGGGCGGTGCATCTCGAGTGTCGGAGACGATGGCACGCTCGCCGTCTCGCTCACCTACAAGCCCCTGGAGTACGAGACCCGCGTCCTCGACGCGAACGCCGCCGAGTGGGTCTACCAGTACGACAAGTCGGGCGCCGTCGTCCTCATCACCGACCCGTACGGCGGGGTCCGCTACTTCAAGACCGGCGATGACGGTCGGGTGCTCAGGGAGTACGACGCCAACGGCGGCTGCACGACCTACCTGCACGACGAGGCCGGGGCGCCGGTCGCGAAAATCGATCCGCAGGGTCACGTCACCCAGCTGCCGGAGCCATTCCCGCCCAAGAAGCCCGGTGCGCACCGGGTGCCGAAGCTGCCGATCGAGTGGGAGCTCGGGGACCTGTGGGAGCGCGACTTCAAGCTCCCGGACCCTCACGAGCTGCCCTTCGACTTGCCGGCCGAGGTCCGCGACGCGTTGACCGTCAGCGACAGCCCCCAGCGCGGCACCGTCCAAACGGTCTGCGACTTCCAGGGGCACCGTGTTCGCGAGGAGGTCGAGAGCGGCGCTGCGCGAGCCTACGGTTACAACGCCAACGGCGGGCTCGAGACCGTAGTCGACATGCAGGGCGGCGCCTGGCGCATCGACGTCGACGGCTTCAATGACATCGTCGCCGAGACCGACCCGCTCGGCGGCACGCTGCGCTACCGCTACTCGCAAACCCGCGCGATGGTCGCAGCGCTCGATCAGGCCGGCACCGAGACCGAGTACGACCGGGACCTGAAGGACCGCATCACCGCGGTGCGCCGGGACGGCGAGCTGCGAGAGACCTACGCCTGGGACCCGGCCGATCACCTCATCGAGAAGCGGGACGCGCTGGGGGAGGTGATGCTCGAGATCGAGCGGGACACAGCCGGCCGTCCCGTGGTGAAGAAGCTCGCGAGCGGCGAGCAGCACGAGCTCGTCTACGACGAAGCCGGTCGGCTCACGGAGGCGCGCACCAGCCGTGGCCGCTGCACCTTCGCCTACGACTGGGCCGGCCGCCGGACCGAGGACAAGCGCGACGGCAAGGGCGTGGAGCACCGGTTCGCCCTCGACCGTGTCCGCAGCACGACCGTCCTCGGCCGCTTCCGCACCGAGTACCGCGACACGCCGGGCGGCGGAGTCAGCATCACCGATCCGACCGGCCGGGAGCACGTGATCCGGTCCCACGGCCGCGGCCTCTTCACGCGGGACTTCGCCAACGGCGTCAGCGAGACGGTCCAGTACCACCCGCGCGCCGGGCGAGTGCTCGCGAAGGTGCTCTTCCGGCGGGACGCGCACGGCCACGCCTGGGCGCGTCGCTACCAGTACAGCGACGAGGGGGAGCTCCGGCTCGTCATCGATAGCGACGCCGGCCCGTCGCGCTACGAGCACGACGCCGCCCTCCGTCTGGCCAAGGCTACGCAGCCCGACGGACGCACGGCCGAGTTTCGCTACAACGCGGCCGGCACCCTCTTCCAGTCGTCGACGCTGCAGGGCGGCACCGTCGGCAAACAGAACCAGCTGCGCCAGGCCAATGGCGAGCGCTACGCCTACAACCACCGCGGGCACCTCAGCGAGCGGGTCAGCAGTCGTGGCAAGATCTCCTACGATTACGACAGCCTGGACCAGCTGAGCGTCGTCTTCTGGGAGGGCCCGAACGGCGAACGCTGGGGGTGGGACGCCGACTACGATCCGCTCGGTCGGCGGACGCGGAAGGCTCCTGGCTACACGAACGAGACGCACTTCTACTGGGACACGGACCGGCTGGCCGCCGAGGTCTTCTCCGACGGCCGGGTGCGCGTTTACGTCTACCCCGACGCCTTCTCGGTCGTCCCGCTGCTCTTCGCCGAATACGAGAGCGAGGACGCCGACCCGAGCTCGGGCCAGGTCTACTACTGCTTCACCGATCAGCGCGGCGCGGTTCAGCGGGTGCTCGACGACGACGGGGCCGTGGTCTGGTCCGCCAAGCTCGAGCCCTACGGGTACGTCCACGTCGAGCAGGGCGCCGATTTCCACCAGCCCCTCCGCTTCCCTGGCCACTACTTCGACTCGGAGACGGGGCTCCATCAGAACCGCTTCCGGTACTACGATCCACTGCTCGGTCGCTATCTGCAGGTCGATCCCACCGGGCTACGGGGAGGCGGGAATCTATACGCGCACACCGCGAACCCGCTCGTTCAGGTCGACCTGCGCGGGCTCACGCACCAGCCAAGTCCGACGCGTAGAGATGACGGGGGTGAGATTCCGGACGGTACTGAGCACGAGGCTCAACCTGGAACGACCCCTCCTGCGGAAAGCGTCCGAGTGGTGCCGCCCCCGAGGACGATCCTTGGCGGCCTCACGCCGGAGCTTGCCGCGCTCTCTTCGCGCTCGGAACAGTTGAGGACGCAGATAGCCGCCCATGAGGCCCGAGGCGGTAGGGTTGAGATGGCGGCGCCAGGAGTCGGCACGCACTATGATCCGACCACAAGGACTGTTCGCGTACGTCCGGACGTCCCCTTAGAACAGCAGGCTGCAGGTCTCGCCCACGAACTCGGACACGCAAATGATACTAGCTCGTGGGTCCCGCCGACGGGGCTGTCGGAACAGGAGTATGTCAGCGCCAACGTTGATAGAGAGATGAGGGGAGAAGGGTTAGCCCAGTTGAACAATCTTGAGGTCCGAGATCAGATTATGAGGACTGGTGGTCCAGATATCGGAATAAGTGGCACGCAGGATGCGGGCTATCAGTCCGCCTACGACCGACACAAGTCAGGCGACTTGACTCGAGATGAGGTCGTAGGAGAGCTTGGTCGGCTGATGGGTAGCGAAACGACGGGAACCACGGGGCAACCGTATCATGACTACTATGGCGACCATTATAGGACCCACTACAACAGTACCGGAGGCTCGGTTGTTCACAAGGGCACTCCGTAG
- a CDS encoding PAAR domain-containing protein: MLGSYAHAADADIVAPPSAYADMASQIASEDAAHITQVVSHPIDTAGSTIARAAQMEAQIVQETFAPFTEAPPSAAAVPGHYLSAILGVIGLVDQIQYVGIAALTAPIAAIAPPLPCATLTMPMLGIPHTHPHPPSTIPPAPPIPLPSFGMMTMPGAISVLVGGIPAARCGDVGLMLTCGTIGVPCEVMLGSSNTFVGGGRAARMGTDLFFHDNPGEMGPFAMAMAVAGAVAAYATAAGQAIDGNFAGAAVTMAQQAADGAAMALKMMRKVDPGMPPDAGMIMMGNATVLVGGTPFPAAMDISAILGKLDGIAKRTARRSNAASGDGVDPQRRNCGTQNCAGH; encoded by the coding sequence CAGATCGCGTCGGAGGATGCGGCCCACATCACGCAGGTCGTCTCTCATCCGATCGACACGGCAGGCTCGACCATCGCCCGTGCAGCGCAGATGGAAGCGCAGATCGTGCAGGAGACGTTCGCGCCATTCACGGAGGCGCCCCCGTCCGCCGCCGCCGTTCCTGGCCACTACCTCTCCGCCATTCTCGGCGTCATTGGTCTGGTCGACCAGATTCAGTACGTCGGCATCGCTGCTCTGACAGCACCGATTGCCGCCATCGCCCCTCCGCTTCCGTGCGCGACGCTCACTATGCCCATGCTGGGCATCCCGCACACGCATCCGCATCCTCCGAGCACCATCCCACCTGCCCCCCCCATCCCTCTCCCCAGCTTTGGCATGATGACCATGCCGGGCGCGATAAGCGTGCTGGTCGGCGGTATCCCGGCAGCTCGCTGCGGAGACGTCGGACTGATGCTCACCTGCGGGACCATCGGTGTGCCCTGCGAAGTCATGCTCGGCTCGAGCAATACGTTCGTCGGCGGCGGGCGAGCGGCTCGGATGGGTACCGACCTCTTCTTTCACGACAACCCCGGTGAGATGGGGCCATTCGCCATGGCGATGGCGGTCGCAGGCGCCGTCGCGGCCTACGCGACCGCCGCCGGGCAAGCCATCGACGGGAACTTCGCGGGGGCCGCCGTGACGATGGCGCAGCAAGCGGCAGACGGCGCCGCGATGGCGCTCAAGATGATGCGAAAGGTCGACCCGGGTATGCCGCCTGACGCCGGCATGATCATGATGGGCAACGCGACGGTGCTCGTCGGCGGAACCCCCTTCCCGGCGGCGATGGATATCTCCGCGATTCTCGGCAAGCTCGACGGTATCGCCAAGCGGACCGCTCGGCGGAGCAACGCCGCATCGGGTGATGGCGTCGACCCCCAGCGTCGCAACTGCGGCACTCAGAACTGCGCGGGCCACTGA